In Stenotrophomonas sp. 610A2, one DNA window encodes the following:
- the fliJ gene encoding flagellar export protein FliJ: MSPSRRLDPLLRHAQDREDEVAKALAERQQALDMHQSRLSELRQYAEEYANAQLATTSAAQLLNRRAFLDRLDNAVEAQSKTVDSNQERVDAERARLLLASRDKAVLEQLAASYRAQEKQVADRRDQREMDDIGARRARLKKTEGEAEGENQ; this comes from the coding sequence ATGAGCCCTAGCCGACGCCTGGACCCGCTGCTGCGCCACGCGCAGGACCGCGAAGATGAAGTCGCCAAAGCCCTGGCCGAGCGCCAGCAAGCCTTGGACATGCATCAATCGCGACTTTCCGAATTACGTCAGTACGCCGAGGAATACGCCAACGCGCAATTAGCCACCACCAGTGCCGCGCAGTTGCTCAACCGCCGCGCCTTCCTCGATCGCCTCGACAACGCGGTGGAGGCACAGAGCAAGACCGTGGACAGCAACCAGGAACGCGTGGATGCCGAACGCGCCCGCCTGCTGCTGGCCAGCCGCGACAAGGCCGTGCTGGAACAGCTTGCCGCCAGCTATCGCGCGCAGGAAAAACAGGTCGCCGACCGCCGCGACCAGCGCGAGATGGACGATATCGGTGCCCGCCGTGCGCGCCTGAAGAAGACCGAAGGCGAAGCCGAGGGAGAAAACCAGTGA
- the fliI gene encoding flagellar protein export ATPase FliI gives MNPATSPSPAPADWAAARNLRLAARLDGISLDAAGGHGLVREGILRRAVGLTLEAVGCEAPMGASCKVEIIDGGWVDAEVVGFSGDRTYLMPSAELHGLLPNARVVPSYRRGGVEVGEGLLGRVIDSDGIPLDGKGPIRAEGVVGMAGVSINPLAREPITQPLDVGVRAINSLLPIGRGQRVGLFAGSGVGKSTLLGMMTRFTAADVIVVGLIGERGREVRDFVESTLGEEGLRRAVVVASPADRPPLARLHGAYRATAIAEWFRDQGLNVLLLMDSLTRFAQAQREIGLSVGEPPTTRGYPPSVFAKLPALVERAGNGAKGRGSITAFYTVLTEGDDPQDPIADAARAILDGHILLSRRVADSGLYPAIDVESSVSRVVQDIADDVWRARIRKLKQLVSAYTANRDLIAIGAYQRGNDPLTDEALDRWPEIMEFLGQDVHNAADLSHSLSALHQLVDSETPA, from the coding sequence ATGAACCCAGCGACTTCGCCCTCGCCTGCTCCCGCCGACTGGGCCGCTGCGCGCAACCTGCGCCTGGCAGCTCGGCTCGACGGCATATCGCTGGACGCAGCCGGCGGCCACGGTCTGGTCCGTGAAGGCATCCTGCGCCGCGCGGTTGGCCTCACCCTGGAAGCCGTCGGCTGCGAAGCGCCGATGGGCGCCAGCTGCAAGGTCGAGATCATCGATGGCGGCTGGGTCGACGCCGAAGTCGTCGGCTTCTCCGGCGACCGCACCTATCTGATGCCCAGCGCCGAACTGCATGGCCTGCTGCCCAATGCCCGCGTCGTGCCGTCCTACCGCCGTGGCGGCGTCGAGGTCGGCGAAGGCCTGCTCGGCCGCGTCATCGATTCCGATGGTATTCCGCTCGACGGCAAGGGCCCGATCCGCGCCGAGGGCGTGGTCGGCATGGCCGGCGTCTCGATCAACCCGCTGGCACGCGAACCCATCACCCAGCCACTTGATGTCGGTGTCCGCGCGATCAATTCGCTGCTGCCGATTGGCCGCGGCCAGCGTGTCGGCCTGTTCGCCGGCTCTGGTGTCGGCAAGTCGACGCTGCTCGGCATGATGACCCGCTTCACCGCCGCCGACGTGATCGTGGTCGGCCTGATCGGTGAACGTGGCCGCGAAGTGCGCGATTTCGTCGAATCCACCTTGGGCGAAGAAGGCCTGCGCCGCGCGGTGGTCGTCGCCAGCCCGGCCGACCGGCCGCCGCTCGCCCGTCTGCACGGCGCCTACCGCGCCACCGCCATCGCCGAGTGGTTCCGCGACCAGGGTCTGAACGTGCTGCTGCTGATGGACTCGCTGACCCGGTTCGCGCAGGCCCAGCGCGAGATCGGCCTGTCGGTCGGCGAGCCGCCAACCACCCGCGGCTACCCACCGTCGGTGTTCGCAAAACTGCCAGCGCTGGTCGAGCGCGCAGGTAACGGTGCCAAGGGCCGCGGCTCGATCACCGCCTTCTACACCGTGCTGACCGAAGGCGACGATCCGCAGGACCCGATCGCCGACGCTGCCCGCGCCATCCTCGACGGTCACATCCTGCTGTCACGCCGCGTTGCCGACAGCGGCCTGTACCCGGCCATCGATGTCGAATCCTCGGTCAGCCGCGTCGTCCAGGACATCGCCGACGATGTCTGGCGCGCGCGCATCCGCAAGCTCAAGCAGCTGGTATCGGCCTATACCGCCAACCGCGACCTGATTGCCATTGGCGCTTATCAGCGCGGCAACGACCCGCTCACCGACGAAGCATTGGACCGGTGGCCGGAGATCATGGAATTCCTTGGCCAGGACGTGCATAACGCCGCCGACCTGAGCCACAGCCTCAGTGCATTGCACCAACTGGTAGATAGTGAGACGCCCGCATGA
- a CDS encoding FliH/SctL family protein, with protein sequence MINAVRWHAPDLNAPAGQPATEDFDLASLETIVAEPVAPALQPPTLEEIQAIRDAAQEEGFQQGHAEGYAQGQAEVRRLTAQIEGILDNFSRPLVRLENEVVGALGELSVRIAGALISRAYEADPSLLKDLIDEALDTVSGTNRDVEVRLHPDDIAAISNLLTLPAGQRLVPDHSLSRGDLRVHAEAVRVDGTLDARLRAALATVLRRAGATE encoded by the coding sequence GTGATCAACGCCGTGCGCTGGCATGCCCCGGATCTGAACGCACCGGCCGGCCAACCGGCGACGGAGGATTTCGACCTTGCGTCGCTGGAAACCATCGTTGCCGAGCCGGTAGCTCCCGCCCTGCAGCCGCCGACCCTGGAAGAGATCCAGGCGATCCGCGATGCCGCACAGGAAGAAGGTTTCCAGCAAGGCCATGCCGAAGGTTATGCGCAGGGCCAGGCCGAAGTCCGCCGCCTGACCGCGCAGATCGAGGGCATCCTCGACAACTTCAGCCGTCCGCTGGTGCGACTGGAAAATGAAGTGGTTGGCGCACTCGGCGAGCTGTCGGTACGTATCGCCGGCGCCTTGATCAGCCGCGCCTACGAGGCCGATCCGTCGCTGCTGAAGGACCTGATCGATGAAGCGCTGGATACCGTCAGCGGCACCAACCGCGACGTTGAAGTGCGCCTGCACCCGGACGACATCGCCGCGATCAGCAATCTGCTGACCCTGCCTGCCGGGCAGCGTCTGGTACCTGACCACAGCCTCAGCCGTGGCGATCTGCGCGTGCATGCCGAAGCCGTACGCGTTGATGGCACCCTCGACGCCCGCCTGCGCGCAGCACTGGCCACCGTTCTACGCCGCGCTGGAGCCACCGAATGA
- the fliG gene encoding flagellar motor switch protein FliG, whose amino-acid sequence MTGVQRAAVLLLSLGETDAAEVLRHMEPKEVQKIGIAMATLTDVTREQVQKVMDDFGAELGNKTSLSVGSDDYIRNMLVQALGNEKASNLIDRILLGRNTTGLDALKWMDPRAVADLVRNEHPQIIAIVMAHLETDQAAEALKLLPERTRVDVLLRIATLDGIPPNALNELNEIMERQFAGNQNLKSSNIGGVQCAANILNFMDGGQDQAILTEIARIDSPLGSRIQDLMFVFDDLVDLDDREMQLVLREVSGERLGLALRGADIKVRDKITRNMSQRAAEILLEDMEARGPVRLSDVEGAQREILAIVKRMGDEGTITLGGAAEAML is encoded by the coding sequence ATGACCGGCGTGCAACGTGCCGCCGTACTGCTGCTGTCGCTCGGCGAGACCGACGCGGCCGAAGTGCTGCGTCACATGGAACCAAAGGAAGTGCAGAAGATCGGCATCGCCATGGCCACCCTCACCGACGTCACCCGCGAGCAGGTGCAGAAGGTGATGGACGACTTTGGTGCCGAGCTGGGCAACAAGACCTCGCTGAGCGTCGGCTCCGACGACTACATCCGCAACATGCTGGTGCAGGCGCTGGGCAATGAAAAGGCCAGCAACCTGATCGACCGCATCCTGCTCGGCCGCAATACGACTGGTCTGGATGCGCTGAAGTGGATGGACCCGCGCGCGGTCGCCGATCTGGTCCGCAACGAGCACCCGCAGATCATCGCCATCGTCATGGCCCACCTGGAAACCGACCAGGCCGCCGAGGCGCTGAAACTGCTGCCCGAGCGCACCCGCGTCGACGTGCTACTGCGCATCGCCACGCTCGACGGTATTCCGCCAAATGCACTGAACGAACTGAACGAAATCATGGAGCGCCAGTTCGCCGGCAACCAGAACCTGAAGTCGTCAAACATCGGTGGCGTGCAGTGTGCCGCCAACATCCTCAACTTCATGGACGGCGGCCAGGACCAGGCCATCCTCACCGAAATCGCCCGCATCGATTCGCCGCTGGGCAGCCGCATCCAGGACCTGATGTTTGTGTTCGACGACCTGGTGGACCTGGACGATCGCGAAATGCAGTTGGTGCTGCGCGAAGTCAGCGGCGAGCGTCTGGGCCTTGCCCTGCGCGGCGCCGACATCAAGGTGCGCGACAAGATCACCCGCAACATGTCGCAGCGCGCTGCCGAGATCCTGCTCGAAGACATGGAAGCCCGCGGTCCGGTGCGTCTGTCCGACGTGGAAGGCGCGCAGCGCGAGATCCTCGCCATCGTCAAGCGCATGGGCGATGAAGGCACCATCACCCTCGGCGGCGCTGCGGAGGCGATGCTGTGA